Below is a genomic region from Triticum dicoccoides isolate Atlit2015 ecotype Zavitan chromosome 5A, WEW_v2.0, whole genome shotgun sequence.
CTCTCCTTTGTCTTAGCTTATAATTAGCCAGCCCAATAGATATACATATAACGCCCTTTGTAATTTGCCCAAGAATTGGTTCTACCAATCCTGTGCATGCTATTGTTTTTTCAAAAATACTACTACCTTCAGTGTCCAGGCTTTTCCTGTAGTGTGCAACTGCAACTTTATCCTGGTGCTATTGTGTCTTTCAGTAAATTTGATGCCTTTTGTAATTTGTCCAAGAAGGTGCTTATAGCAATCTTGTGTGTGTTATTTTTTTTTTCCAAAATACGTTCATTGCCCAGGCTTTCCTCTAATGTCCAACTGCAACTTCTTTCATGGTGCTATTATTCTCAATAAATTTATTTGTATACGCACATGGTTAACTCTCGACGCTGTATTGCATCAACAGGAACCCCTATGTGACTGGTAACTCTGTGATTGCAATGAAATACAAGGATGGTGTGATCATGGCATGTGACACTGGAGGTTAGTTAGCTGTCACTTCTTCCGCACAGGCAAATGTAGTTGTTCCTGTGATATGCGACCCATTATCTGATTTCTTGTGCAGCCTCCTATGGGTCAACTCTGCGATACAAGAGCGTGGAGCGTATCAAGGAGGTTGGTAAGCATAGTCTTATTGGAGGGAGTGGGGAGTTTAGTGATTTCCAGGAGATTCTGCGCTATCTGGATGAACTGACGTAGGTTACCTTGTCGAATGGCTTTGCTCATGTGTGTTCTTTCTCTCTGCTGTGTGAAATTGATGTGACATCCTCATCTCTGCTCCTTTTAAGTCTGAATGATCATATGTGGGATGATGGCAACTCATTGGGCCCCAAGGAAATCCATGCATACCTGACAAGGGTGATGTACAACCGGCGCAATAAGTTTGACCCCCTGTGGAACTCCCTGGTGCTTGGTGGAGTGAAGAAGGGCCCAAAGGGTGATGAGAAGTATCTTGGCATGGTATGTTATTATATTGGTTTGAAAGAAGATTGCTGTTCTTTCTACTGCTACTGGTTTGTCATGACCTTATGTTGTGCCTAATTTTGGTGTTCAGGTTAACATGATTGGTACACACTTTGAGGAGAACCACATTGCCACTGGATTTGGGAACCACATGGCAATCCCAATACTTCGTGGTGAATGGCGTGAGGACATGACCTTTGAAGAAGCTGTTAAGCTGATTGAGAAGTGCCTGCTGGTCTTGTTGTACCGTGACCGGTCATCCATCAACAAATTCCAGGTTACAACTTGTCGTCTTAGTGAAGTCACTTACTAATGCCTAGAAGAAATTTAGCCAAATTCCTTGAGTATGTAGCTGCTGAACTGTTATAACATGGATGGTTTGTCTGGTTTGGTTGACAGATTGCCAAGATCACGACCGAGGGATCGACCATCTACCCGCCGTATGCCCTGAAGACCAACTGGGGATTTGCCGCCTTTGAGAACCCGTCCAAGGGCGCTGTAGGAACATGGTAGACATATGCTGCTGCAGCCATGAGCTAGAAAACGTAGCATACTCTGCTGCTGAAGCAGTTTCGGCCCGTGTTAGTGTTTGATCCGAACATGACTGGAACTCGACATCTGCTTTGTGTGACATGCTATAATTTGATTTCAAGTTTTATGAACATTGAGTGTGGTCGTGTGGACCTCGTATGATTGTGGTGCCTACTGTTTGCGTCAGTTAGATGTGCAGGTATCCCATTCACATGCCATGCTCTAGCGCTGTCCTTCTCTTTCATTTGTTTTTGCCATCGCAGCTATTCTTTCTTAGTTGACCGCACCTTTTGCTGCAATGGCGGACCTAGGTTGTTCGATGGATGCTGTAGCTGAGATCAGGTGAAGTCCTGGAGGTAGTGGTGGACAAGAACACCTCCGTGCTCGGGGTTGTTTTTAAAGTCACAATCGCAAGCTGCCGACGTGACAACCTGAGCACGGCTGAGTCCTCCTATCTGCTGCTCTCTGCGGCAGATTAGTAGCGAAAGCTCTGGCGTTATAGGCCAGCCCAGTTACCGAGCGCAATTCTTACGGTTTTACAgcgatttttgttttttctttggttGTTTTGGATTCCttgttttttctctcgtttttttcataTAAGACATGAAATGTTTCTTGAATAAAGGTTAACCATTTTTCTACCACATTAAAAAAATCGAAAAAAGATGTCAGCATTTTTTTAGTTACATAAACATTATTTATAAAAAGTGTGTGGACATTTTTCTAAATTACATGAACATTTTGGTGTATCCAGAAAATGTTCaccgtgtattaaaaaatgttaatcatgtatttaaaaatattcCATCAtatgttcaaaaaatgttctctTTTCTGCCAGATACTTGTTGTAGTTTCTTTTCCAATATCTCTCCTACTTACAGGAAAAAACACCTAACATCAAGAGTGATGCTAGCCTTTGACTTCCCACGCGTGTTAGTCTCACTAGCATCCTTGGACTTGCTCTAGAACTTCTGAGGCATGTGAGTCTCACTAGCACCCTTGGATTTCCCCTTTCTCTTAAAGTTTGGTCGCTTTATGCCTTTATTCACCATCATCACATGACCGGTGTTCTTTTAGATCCCACTCTCAGCAGTCTTAAACGTTGTGAACACTTCACTCATACCCGTTTCAACTATCTTGCAATCAAACATTGGTTTGAATATCTTATATATTTCATCCTTTATTCCGAAACAACCTTTTAATCTCTATAGGGTTATTTCACGACCATCCCAATTTTCAAAACAATTTTGAAGTTCGGGTCCATGGAGGCAAGCATTGTGCACAAAATTGTGATGAAATTCCAGCTATTGGATAAAAGGACACGACTCACATCATTCTTGGCATCAGCGGGAGAGCACTAGAAGTTTGTTATAGGATAGTCTTTCTCGGCACTCTTGAGGTCAATCTTTACACTGTAGTACCAAACTGTAAAGTTTAACCAGATATGATCAACAGGGGGAGGTATAAATGCATGCCATTATTCTACAAGCACACAAAATATGCTTTTACTAATGAAAAAATGCAAATGCCAAGAGATAAAGGACAAAAAAAGGGAAATTGATGAAAATCACACTAAACCAAATAAAAACATGTAACAGGAAAAGCAACAAGAAAAATCAGgaacatgggccggcccaggtcgCTCACCTCCCTATGCGACAACCCGGTATTTTCACGAGTGAATCTCATATAGGATTTACCCTCCTCATAGCTTTTGGTTAGGGATCTCCAAGGGGCAGTCGCAAATCCCTCCGATCTGTCTGGTTTTATCCACTCGGGTATACTAGATGATTCCACGCGCGTTGCTTGAGAACCTTGCTAAAAGGAATGCATAAATAGTTGCTAAAATCATCTAAAACTAATGGAAAGCAAATGTGAGCTTAAAATTTATAAAAACTatgaaaagagaaagaaaattGAAGTGCGGTTAAAATAATGTCATTTCTAAAAACATCTGAAGGTGAACTATATAGGTACGCTGCAATTGTCCAGCACTTGTACTATCAATACAGAATCTAATGCAAAAATAAATTATGACTAGCCGCATGAATTGATGATGTGACAACGTTGCATGCATAGAGAAATGGAAAAAATATAATTTATGACTAACATGCATGCATTGATGATGTGATAGTGTTACATATATGGAGTAATACAAAAAATGTAATTTATGACATGCATGCCTGACTTGCTTATGTGGTAGGGTTGCTTGGCTAGAAAAAATAGGCACTTTGTTGTAGCTACTCAGAAATTGAAGATTGGGAGGGGCTCTATCCAACATGCTCCCTTAGATCTCTACACACTGTCCGCAGATAGTCCACTCTCCAATTTCTCCCCCAACGCAGCACAAGCCCGCTTATCGGTCAGACCAGCCCACATCCTCCCTCTTTTTTCCCAACTCAGCTCTTTCTTCCCCCAACACCCTAGCCATTGTCGGAGCACCCGCCACTTCACTAGTCGTCCCACGTCCACCTAGTCATCGACTAGTGAAggtggcactactagggaaaaccttatacacagaggtatagcagtagcgccagtCAAAACTAAGCGCTATTGCTACTTAGTAATAGCGCTTGTCACAAAAGCACGCTACAACTATAGTTGTAGCAGTAGCACGCCTGCacaaaaaagcgctactactataattcccaCATTGTTGTCGGTATGCTAGGAAGAGTAGTAGCGAGCCTGCtggaaacacgctactgctaagtgccTTGTAACAGCGCATTTCTGCTGTAGAGCGCTACTggtaagaaaaagaaaataagtagaaaagtaaatgaaaatgaaagtaatagaaaaaggagaaatggaaaaaaagaaaaataatggaGAAAGGCATAACAGTAGCACTTGTTCTCACAAGGCGCTATAGCTACATTAGCATTAGCGCGTTTCGTTATCCCGCACTATACCTAAGTTCCTtagataaaagaaaaaggaaaataaatagatacttcatgtagcagtagcgcgttttggatgaaatcgctatagctaacttagcagtagcgcttttttcagactagcgctactgctagtttgatAACGCtcgcgggctcaaaattttgctaagtctttccccctctcccccctattCCCCCAACTCCCCCAACTTCTTTGTCGCCGTCGATCGCgcacgccctcgacctcaccgccgccgcccgaggccgccctcaacctcaccccgTCGCCCGAGgctgccctcgacctcaccgccgccgcccgagcccgcgcaGGACCGCCGCCGCCAGAGCCCGCCCTCGCTGTCGACCGTaaggctctccctctcctctcacctgccctcctctctctctctctctctctggtaggGCAATTCATATGTTGCTGCTTGATGATGTTCATatatatgaaccctaggtgttcatatggaCCCTAGATTtatttagggcagtaggcatttttttAGCATTTAGGAAAGAAGGtgagcaatttttttaggaaattaacTAGGGCAAATTTTgatgaaaatgcctaaacagtaattccatttaggTTTAAATTAACAGAGGGTATATAAATTATtgtagcatttagatttaaattaataGAGGCTATAAACATAAAACAGTAGCATTTAGCTATaaaaaattatttggactatggatctGAACCTGGTCCAAATTtcatttaaatgaaatttgaattatttggactatggacctgaatatttttgaagaaattgggtgtaggtactaaggccttgctgtggaaattttggtgaggGTAGAGAAAATGGGGTTCCTTTGCAATTCTAATAAGGTCAATTTCTAATGAGGAATAGCTAGAACaaaattt
It encodes:
- the LOC119302465 gene encoding proteasome subunit beta type-4-like; the protein is MDGSHSHAAGGGEGTQRTLNPYVTGNSVIAMKYKDGVIMACDTGASYGSTLRYKSVERIKEVGKHSLIGGSGEFSDFQEILRYLDELTLNDHMWDDGNSLGPKEIHAYLTRVMYNRRNKFDPLWNSLVLGGVKKGPKGDEKYLGMVNMIGTHFEENHIATGFGNHMAIPILRGEWREDMTFEEAVKLIEKCLLVLLYRDRSSINKFQIAKITTEGSTIYPPYALKTNWGFAAFENPSKGAVGTW